The Pseudarthrobacter sulfonivorans genome includes a window with the following:
- a CDS encoding RrF2 family transcriptional regulator, with amino-acid sequence MKLGQGVEWGLHSCVNMSWTAPGEAVSSARLAEFYKLPAAYLNKQLQALVRAGILTSVSGPRGGFSLARRPDRISVLDVVLAIEGNDHAFRCEGIAKDAPGGSMDADYARTCLISQTMRHAEVTWRTELSRQSIAGIAQSIERRFPAARESTLLQLVGPRT; translated from the coding sequence ATGAAATTGGGGCAGGGCGTTGAGTGGGGGCTGCATAGCTGCGTCAACATGTCCTGGACCGCGCCGGGGGAGGCCGTCAGCAGCGCACGGCTGGCCGAGTTCTACAAGCTCCCCGCCGCATACCTGAACAAGCAGCTCCAGGCCCTGGTGCGGGCCGGGATCCTGACCTCGGTATCCGGCCCGCGGGGCGGCTTCTCGCTGGCCAGGCGTCCGGACCGGATTTCCGTCCTTGACGTGGTCCTGGCTATCGAAGGAAATGACCATGCCTTCCGGTGCGAAGGCATCGCCAAGGACGCCCCGGGCGGGAGCATGGACGCCGACTACGCGCGCACGTGCCTTATTTCGCAGACCATGCGCCACGCCGAAGTCACCTGGCGGACTGAGCTGTCCCGGCAGAGCATTGCCGGGATCGCCCAGTCCATCGAGCGCCGCTTTCCAGCTGCCCGGGAGTCCACCCTCCTGCAGCTCGTCGGTCCGCGGACCTGA
- a CDS encoding phospho-sugar mutase — translation MTSSDAASLFSHAREWAAKDPDPATAAELTELLQLAEEGSPAASQELADRFSGTLQFGTAGLRAALGAGPNRMNRVVVRRAAAGLADFLVDAVGKAAPGTRPRAVVGYDARYNSDIFAEETAAIFTAAGIETFLMPSALPTPLLAFAVRALDCDGGVMVTASHNPPQDNGYKVYLGRHAVEDSGRGAQIVAPHDARIAARIDAVGALESITLAVDGWTVLEPSVAADYERATAALADAARFPTRDLRIVLTPMHGVGGETAVAVLNAAGFADVTLVAEQAEPDPDFPTVNFPNPEEPGALDLALQTAARVDADIVLANDPDADRAAVAAKDPDTGAWRVLRGDEVGALLGAHIVARLAPGSDETSGSTVEAASGEGAGVFANSIVSSRLLSRIAAAAGYAHEETLTGFKWISRVPGLVYGYEEALGYCVAPELVRDKDGISAAVLIAELAAAAKADGKTIFDTLDELYLQHGLHASDQLSIRVADLGLLDAMMNRLRVSPPDSFGSSAVETFVDLAEGSEHLPPTDGLLYLTRDETRVIIRPSGTEPKLKCYLEVILPVESAAELPEARQAARTALDNVLDDVREALGL, via the coding sequence ATGACGTCCTCCGATGCCGCTTCCTTGTTCAGCCACGCCCGCGAATGGGCGGCCAAAGATCCGGATCCGGCCACAGCCGCAGAGCTCACAGAGCTGCTGCAACTCGCGGAGGAGGGCTCGCCCGCAGCGTCACAGGAGCTCGCCGACAGGTTCAGCGGCACGCTGCAGTTCGGCACCGCAGGCCTCCGCGCCGCCTTGGGCGCCGGGCCGAACCGCATGAACCGCGTGGTGGTGCGCCGCGCCGCCGCCGGGCTCGCCGACTTCCTCGTTGATGCGGTGGGTAAGGCTGCCCCCGGGACCCGGCCACGCGCCGTCGTCGGCTATGACGCCCGCTATAACTCGGACATCTTCGCCGAGGAAACGGCGGCCATCTTCACGGCTGCCGGGATTGAAACCTTCCTGATGCCGTCCGCGCTGCCCACCCCGCTGCTCGCGTTCGCCGTGCGGGCCCTCGATTGCGACGGCGGTGTGATGGTGACGGCAAGCCACAATCCCCCGCAGGACAACGGTTACAAGGTGTACCTGGGCCGCCATGCTGTGGAGGACAGCGGCCGCGGAGCGCAGATCGTGGCGCCCCACGACGCCCGGATCGCCGCGCGGATCGATGCCGTGGGCGCACTGGAATCCATCACCCTTGCCGTGGACGGCTGGACGGTCCTGGAGCCGTCGGTTGCGGCGGACTATGAACGCGCGACGGCGGCACTCGCCGATGCGGCCCGCTTCCCGACCCGCGACCTGCGGATTGTCCTGACGCCCATGCACGGCGTCGGCGGCGAGACTGCCGTGGCGGTGCTGAATGCTGCCGGCTTTGCCGATGTCACCCTCGTGGCCGAACAGGCTGAGCCGGATCCCGACTTTCCCACGGTGAACTTTCCGAATCCGGAGGAACCCGGCGCCTTGGACCTGGCATTGCAGACTGCGGCCCGTGTGGACGCCGATATCGTCCTGGCCAACGATCCGGATGCGGACCGCGCTGCAGTGGCGGCGAAAGATCCTGACACCGGCGCGTGGCGCGTGCTGCGCGGCGACGAGGTGGGCGCGCTGCTGGGGGCACACATTGTGGCCCGGCTGGCGCCCGGCTCCGACGAAACCTCCGGCAGTACGGTTGAAGCAGCCAGCGGCGAAGGGGCCGGGGTCTTCGCAAATTCGATTGTGTCCTCGCGCCTGCTCTCCCGCATCGCCGCCGCGGCAGGATACGCACATGAGGAAACGCTGACCGGGTTCAAGTGGATTTCCCGGGTGCCCGGGCTGGTCTACGGCTATGAGGAAGCCCTGGGCTATTGCGTTGCACCTGAACTGGTCCGGGACAAGGACGGGATCTCCGCGGCTGTCCTCATCGCGGAACTGGCTGCCGCCGCAAAGGCAGACGGAAAAACCATCTTCGACACCCTGGACGAGCTCTACCTTCAGCACGGGCTGCACGCCAGCGACCAGCTGAGCATCCGGGTGGCGGATCTGGGCCTGCTGGACGCCATGATGAACCGGCTCCGGGTCAGCCCGCCCGATTCGTTCGGTTCGTCCGCGGTTGAAACCTTCGTGGACCTGGCCGAAGGGAGCGAGCACTTGCCGCCCACCGATGGCCTGCTGTATCTGACCCGGGACGAAACCCGGGTCATCATCCGGCCCAGCGGCACCGAGCCCAAGCTCAAGTGCTACCTGGAAGTCATCCTCCCGGTTGAGTCAGCGGCCGAACTGCCGGAAGCCCGGCAGGCAGCCCGGACCGCCCTGGACAATGTGCTCGACGATGTCCGCGAGGCCCTCGGGCTCTGA